In the Purpureocillium takamizusanense chromosome 5, complete sequence genome, one interval contains:
- the RAV1 gene encoding regulator of (H+)-ATPase in vacuolar membrane, variant 2 (COG:S~BUSCO:EOG09260A6Q~EggNog:ENOG503NXZY) produces MSTCPISGLQDSMAAVLPGRPQSSLQGLATGFCRDRHLNAYISGSAFTILDGSQAIVQTIYDNDDKRELEAIALDEISGNIAVSTAKQVRIYKLLKLARDDSLQWVQEASFDITHAVPGSACSLSWGNSEELLVGTRALSLYATRSQPSCCWMKALPSPVSSAAISFDSAYIASIGRYDRLPKIWRRLTYGADEVRFDMSYLRHPDVVTSVRWRRPFHPDQVVENILYTLCRDLHIRIWTPIDSSDGRYWQLWGHVSLMETSSRLFAAPTPRLVCIIDGRDFTAAVECAVKDRMADDQSTDDVALDHLVAVANRSPEICLVISPQGIMSAWALENVGDARGSKGRIFSIAQVQSRQFESLGGFLNPQQDTPHLQTETYCDKSDGRLRIMVHAFDGRIGVLTSNVADLLDPTTNDRRLALEAVWSGHSSPIKKIVRNFSGRAIVSRTDNSECIVWQHGFSSMRSTSAIELSRRSVIPETRRIHRISLLRKGRFIILLCDNEISLWDCRAETATLLSSCSFHLDGNPLCLIILPRPDARQITTAHVATVSSDRHGMVWEVRLPRFIDGPLTTEGAAIEEFCRFEMAAPEDLKYVLPVDPAGSSPMASGFLDVFARDVAISYTRSGRVDFWTARIDPARHCVEWLSTCYTETGIPDPALASGSMLKKAALVNSARSQITIWDIGGSRLEFEKGYATDDDIRDLDWTSTPDSQSILAVGFQHRVVLLSQMRFDYLNKGPAWAPIREISIRSLSPHPIGDSTWLGDGHLVVGAGNQLFAYDRRAGSNESLLPDVRLTHHRKDGTWDLFEAVQRFNGPIPVFHPQFLSQCILSGKSIQVRRILEAMHKTLKYLVPGEPVDDYLGLDLKGFYTTPTDDTQPGERPGVAFLNGHKGEEMEEDEAGFSEKTAVAINEKLLSIGIPQLSGHEQMQLADMVECVALVEKHRRSMDENAARFMVFFRQNALRRTRSTDMYLSWREFNWAYHSGSQDLLLDFVSRQAHGQMLWNNARESGIFMWLSDINTVKDQFEIIARNEYNKGDTKNPVDCSLFYLALRKKAVLQGLWRMASWNKEQAATQRLLANNFDEPKWRTAALKNAYALLSKRRFAYAAAFFLLADRLEDAVEVCLRQLRDMHLAVAIARVHGGDSGPVLRKILRDEMLPLAAQQGNRWLASWAFWMLGRKDMAVRALIVSFMGVVRTDGVTCLVYANFESSDTRLHALGDSVFA; encoded by the exons ATGTCGACATGCCCGATCTCGGGGCTTCAGGACAGTATGGCTGCAGTCCTCCCAGGTAGGCCGCAGTCCAGCCTCCAAGGCTTGGCGACTGGTTTCTGTAGAGACCGGCACCTCAAT GCATACATAAGCGGCAGCGCCTTTACCATTCTCGACGGCTCCCAAGCCATCGTGCAGACCATTTACGATAACGACGACaagcgcgagctcgaggccatcgcgcTCGACGAAATCTCTGGGAACATAGCCGTCAGCACAGCAAAACAAGTCCGCATCTACAAGCTTCTCAAGCTCGCTCGCGATGACAGTCTGCAG TGGGTTCAAGAGGCTTCCTTCGACATTACACATGCGGTGCCGGGGTCAGCATGTTCCCTTTCTTGGGGAAACTCTGAGGAGCTTCTCGTTGGCACTCGTGCCCTCAGTCTCTACGCCACCCGATCGCAACCCTCCTGTTGCTGGATGAAGGCTTTGCCAAGCCCAGTCAGTTCTGCCGCTATATCGTTTGACTCGGCTTACATTGCGAGCATTGGGCGCTACGATCGTCTGCCCAAGATATGGCGGCGCCTCACATACGGAGCCGACGAGGTTCGCTTCGATATGTCCTACTTGCGCCACCCCGATGTTGTGACGTCGGTGAGATGGCGCAGGCCATTCCACCCGGATCAAGTCGTCGAAAATATTCTATACACACTCTGTCGGGACCTGCACATTCGAATCTGGACCCCAATTGATAGTAGTGATGGCCGCTACTGGCAGCTCTGGGGGCACGTCAGTCTCATGGAGACTTCTAGTCGGCTTTTCGCTGCTCCCACCCCGCGCTTGGTCTGCATCATCGATGGTCGCGACTTCACCGCCGCAGTGGAATgcgccgtcaaggaccgCATGGCCGATGACCAGAGCACCGACGATGTGGCTCTCGATCACCTCGTGGCTGTTGCGAACCGGAGTCCAGAAATATGCCTGGTCATCAGCCCTCAAGGTATCATGTCGGCATGGGCTCTGGAGAACGTGGGCGATGCGCGCGGAAGCAAGGGCAGGATTTTCAGTATCGCCCAGGTCCAGTCTCGTCAGTTCGAGAGCTTGGGAGGCTTCCTGAATCCTCAGCAAGACACCCCCCATTTGCAAACGGAGACGTATTGCGACAAGTCCGACGGGCGCTTGCGTATCATGGTACACGCCTTTGACGGAAGAATCGGCGTTCTCACGAGCAACGTCGCAGATTTACTTGACCCCACCACCAACGACAGGCGACTCGCCCTTGAGGCTGTCTGGTCAGGCCATTCATCGCCCATAAAGAAAATCGTGCGCAATTTCAGCGGCCGAGCTATCGTGTCTAGGACCGACAACAGTGAGTGCATCGTTTGGCAACATGGCTTTTCGAGCATGCGCAGCACATCGGCCATTGAATTATCCCGGCGCAGTGTTATCCCGGAAACTAGACGGATCCATCGCATCTCTCTCCTCCGCAAAGGTCGcttcatcatcctcctctgCGACAACGAAATATCGCTGTGGGATTGCCGCGCCGAAACGGCAACCCTGCTTTCCAGCTGCTCTTTTCACCTTGACGGCAACCCTCTGTGTCTCATCATACTGCCTCGCCCCGACGCCAGGCAGATTACGACTGCTCACGTGGCCACCGTCTCCTCGGATCGTCATGGAATGGTATGGGAGGTTAGGCTGCCTCGATTCATTGACGGCCCCTTGACCACGGAAGGGGCCGCTATTGAAGAGTTCTGCCGCTTCGAAATGGCAGCTCCCGAAGATCTGAAGTACGTCCTTCCAGTCGATCCAGCAGGGTCTTCTCCCATGGCCTCGGGCTTCTTAGATGTGTTCGCACGTGATGTTGCTATTTCCTACACACGCTCCGGGCGTGTCGACTTTTGGACGGCCCGCATCGACCCTGCGCGGCACTGCGTTGAGTGGTTGTCAACTTGCTACACCGAGACGGGTATTCCCGATCCTGCACTGGCCAGCGGAAGCATGTTGAAAAAGGCTGCGCTGGTAAATTCCGCCCGATCACAAATTACCATCTGGGATATAGGTGGCTCCCGCCTCGAGTTTGAGAAGGGTTATGCCACGGACGACGATATTCGGGACCTCGACTGGACATCTACCCCTGACAGTCAGTCGATACTCGCCGTAGGCTTCCAGCATCGCGTCGTACTCTTATCCCAGATGCGGTTTGACTATCTAAACAAGGGCCCTGCCTGGGCACCGATCCGGGAAATCAGCATCCGCAGCCTCAGCCCCCATCCGATCGGCGACTCAACGTGGCTCGGTGACGGCCATTTAGTAGTTGGTGCTGGCAATCAGCTTTTCGCTTACGATCGACGTGCTGGCAGCAACGAATCACTTCTTCCAGATGTTCGACTCACTCACCACCGCAAAGACGGAACCTGGGATCTGTTTGAGGCCGTTCAGCGTTTTAACGGTCCAATTCCTGTGTTTCACCCGCAATTTCTCAGTCAATGCATCCTCTCCGGAAAGAGCATCCAGGTTCGGCGGATCCTTGAAGCAATGCATAAGACACTAAAGTATCTTGTCCCGGGTGAACCCGTCGATGACTACCTCGGACTGGACCTGAAGGGCTTTTACACAACCCCT ACCGATGATACGCAACCCGGAGAGAGACCAGGCGTCGCCTTTTTGAATGGGCACAAGGGAGAGGAAatggaggaggatgaagcAGGTTTTTCTGAAAAGACGGCCGTGGCTATCAACGAAAAGTTGCTGAGCATCGGCATCCCGCAACTGTCGGGCCATGAACAGATGCAGCTTGCGGATATGGTTGAGTGTGTAGCCTTGGTTGAAAAGCACCGGCGGTCCATGGACGAAAATGCGGCCCGATTCATGGTGTTTTTCCGCCAGAACGCGCTCAGGAGGACACGGTCGACCGACATGTACCTGTCCTGGCGAGAGTTTAACTGGGCGTATCACTCCGGAAGCCAAGACCTCTTGCTCGATTTTGTATCTCGGCAAGCCCACGGGCAAATGTTGTGGAACAATGCGCGGGAGAGCGGCATTTTCATGTGGCTCTCGGACATTAACACAGTG AAAGATCAATTCGAGATCATTGCTCGTAACGAGTACAACAAGGGGGACACTAAGAACCCTGTCGACTGCAGCCTCTTTTATCTGGCATTGCGAAAAAAGGCAGTGCTGCAAGGTCTGTGGCGCATGGCCAGCTGGAATAAGGAGCAGGCGGCAACGCAGCGGTTATTGGCGAACAACTTTGATGAGCCCAAGTGGCGGACGGCTGCCCTGAAAAACGCGTACGCATTGCTTAGCAAGCGGCGCTTCGCATACGCGGCGGCCTTCTTTCTTTTGGCcgaccgcctcgaggacgctgTCGAGGTGTGCTTGCGGCAGCTTCGCGACATGCACCTCGCTGTTGCCATTGCCCGGGTTCACGGAGGGGACAGTGGTCCAGTGTTGCGAAAAATACTTCGTGATGAGATGCTTCCACTTGCAGCGCAGCAAGGGAACAGGTGGCTTGCATCATGGGCATTCTGGATGCTGGGTCGCAAGGACATGGCGGTCAGGGCGCTGATCGTGAGTTTCATGGGCGTCGTGAGGACGGACGGTGTCACCTGCCTGGTCTACGCTAACTTCGAATCTTCAGACACCCGTTTACACGCTCTTGGAGACTCCGTGTTCGCCTGA